One Saccharomyces kudriavzevii IFO 1802 strain IFO1802 genome assembly, chromosome: 4 genomic region harbors:
- the SOR2 gene encoding L-iditol 2-dehydrogenase SOR2 (similar to Saccharomyces cerevisiae SOR2 (YDL246C)) gives MSQSSNPAVVLRKVGDIAIEQRPVPTIDDPHYVKLAIKATGICGSDVHYYRSGGIGKYILKAPMVLGHESSGQVVEVGDAVTRVKIGDRVAIEPGVPGRYSDETKEGRYNLCPHMAFAATPPIDGTLVRYYLSPEDFLVKLPDGVSYEEGACVEPLSVGVHSNKLAGVRFGTRVVVFGAGPVGLLTGAVAHAFGASDVIFVDVFDNRLQRAKDFGASGTFNSSKFSVDEAQQLADEVEKLLGGHHADVVFECSGADVCIDAGVKTTKVGGTMVQVGMGNNYTNFPIAEVSGKEMRLIGCFRYSFGDYRDAVNLVASGKVNVKPLITHRFKFEDAAKAYDYNIAHGGDVVKTIIAGPE, from the coding sequence ATGTCCCAATCCAGTAATCCAGCAGTTGTTTTAAGAAAAGTCGGAGACATTGCCATCGAGCAAAGACCAGTCCCTACCATTGACGATCCTCATTATGTCAAGCTAGCCATAAAGGCTACCGGGATCTGTGGTTCCGATGTCCACTACTACAGAAGCGGTGGCATTGGAAAGTATATATTGAAAGCTCCAATGGTTCTAGGCCATGAGTCAAGTGGACAGGTTGTGGAGGTTGGTGACGCTGTGACTAGGGTCAAGATCGGCGACCGTGTTGCCATTGAACCCGGTGTTCCTGGCCGCTACTCTGACGAGACCAAGGAGGGAAGATACAACCTTTGCCCACATATGGCATTTGCTGCAACTCCCCCAATTGATGGTACTCTTGTGAGGTACTATTTGTCTCCAGAAGACTTTCTGGTGAAGCTACCAGACGGTGTTAGTTACGAAGAGGGAGCCTGTGTGGAGCCCTTATCCGTTGGTGTGCACTCCAACAAGCTGGCTGGAGTTCGTTTTGGCACTAGAGTGGTTGTGTTTGGTGCTGGTCCGGTGGGGCTGTTGACTGGTGCTGTCGCGCACGCCTTCGGCGCCAGTGACGTCATTTTCGTTGATGTGTTTGATAACAGGTTACAAAGGGCAAAGGACTTCGGTGCCAGTGGCACTTTCAATTCCTCCAAATTCTCTGTTGACGAAGCTCAGCAGTTGGCAGACGAGGTCGAAAAGCTTTTGGGCGGCCATCATGCAGATGTCGTGTTCGAGTGTTCGGGCGCTGATGTCTGCATTGACGCCGGTGTCAAAACCACCAAAGTTGGAGGTACCATGGTGCAGGTGGGTATGGGCAATAACTACACTAACTTTCCAATTGCAGAAGTTAGTGGCAAGGAAATGAGATTAATCGGGTGTTTCCGTTATTCGTTCGGCGATTACCGCGACGCAGTGAACTTGGTTGCTTCGGGAAAAGTCAATGTCAAACCATTGATAACGCACAGATTCAAGTTCGAAGACGCAGCTAAGGCTTATGATTACAATATTGCTCATGGTGGCGATGTGGTCAAGACTATTATTGCGGGACCTGAATGA
- the HXT15 gene encoding hexose transporter HXT15 (similar to Saccharomyces cerevisiae HXT15 (YDL245C)) yields the protein MPSEKSSAGSNTEIQNASIQVEPPAKKESSDGFYDNEVLNGDTIEAPKRGLLGYLTIYLLCYPVSFGGFLPGWDSGITAGFINMDNFKMNFGSYKHSTGEYYLSNVRMGLLVAMFSIGCSLGGVAFARLADTLGRRLAIVIVVLVYMVGAIIQISSNHKWYQYFVGKIIYGLGAGGCSVLCPMLLSEIAPKDLRGGLVSLFQLNVTFGIFLGYCSVYGTRKYDNTAQWRIPVGLCFLWALIIIIGMLLVPESPRYLIERGKNEEARISIAKINMVSPEDPWVHRQAEEIIAGVVAQREQGEASWKDLFSVKTKVLQRLITGILIQTFLQLTGENYFFFYGTTIFKSVGLTDGFETSIILGTVNFFSTIIAVMVVDKIGRRKCLLFGAAAMMACMVIFASIGVKCLYPHGQNAPSSKGAGNAMIVFTCFYIFCFASTWAPVAYIVVAESFPSKVKSKGMSISTAFNWLWQFLIGFFTPFITGSIHFYYGYVFVGCLVAMFLYVFFFLPETIGLSLEEIQLLYEEGVKPWKSASWVPPSRRGGSSEKIETQKKGWKKLLKFPKSPDQALSVHNLT from the coding sequence ATGCCAAGCGAAAAATCATCTGCTGGAAGTAATACAGAGATTCAAAACGCTTCTATTCAAGTTGAACCTCCTGCGAAGAAAGAGTCGTCGGATGGTTTTTATGACAATGAGGTCCTGAACGGGGACACGATAGAGGCACCCAAGAGGGGCCTTTTGGGATACCTTACCATTTACTTACTTTGTTATCCTGTATCCTTTGGAGGCTTTTTGCCTGGCTGGGATAGTGGTATTACCGCAGGCTTCATCAACATggacaatttcaaaatgaatttcGGATCCTACAAGCACAGCACTGGAGAGTATTATTTGAGCAACGTGCGTATGGGTCTTCTTGTAGCAATGTTCAGTATAGGGTGTTCTTTAGGGGGTGTTGCTTTTGCCCGACTCGCAGATACTTTGGGCAGAAGGTTAGCCATTGTTATCGTGGTGTTGGTGTATATGGTCGGCGCTATTATTCAGATTAGTTCAAACCACAAATGGTATCAATACTTTGTTGGTAAAATTATTTACGGTCTCGGCGCTGGTGGTTGTTCAGTGTTGTGTCCAATGCTTTTGTCTGAAATAGCTCCAAAGGACCTAAGAGGCGGGCTTGTTTCATTGTTTCAGTTGAATGTGActtttggtatttttctAGGCTACTGTTCTGTCTATGGAACGAGGAAATATGATAACACCGCCCAATGGAGAATACCCGTGGGGCTATGCTTCTTGTGGGCACTGATTATCATCATTGGTATGTTACTAGTTCCAGAATCACCAAGGTATTTGATTGAACGCggaaaaaatgaggaaGCACGTATTTCCATCGCCAAGATCAATATGGTTTCGCCTGAGGATCCATGGGTACATAGACAGGCGGAAGAAATTATTGCTGGTGTGGTTGCCCAAAGGGAACAGGGTGAGGCCTCATGGAAGGATCTTTTCTCAGTGAAAACCAAAGTGCTTCAGCGTTTGATTACCGGAATACTTATACAGACCTTCTTGCAACTTACCGGTGAGaactactttttcttctacgGAACTactattttcaaatcagTCGGGCTTACTGATGGTTTCGAGACCTCAATTATCTTGGGTACAGTGAATTTCTTCTCCACTATTATTGCCGTTATGGTCGTGGACAAAATTGGTCGTCGTAAATGTCTGCTATTCGGGGCGGCTGCGATGATGGCTTGTATGGTTATTTTCGCAAGCATCGGGGTAAAATGTCTATATCCACACGGTCAGAATGCTCCTTCGTCGAAGGGTGCAGGTAATGCTATGATTGTGTTTACGTGTTTCTATATATTCTGCTTTGCAAGTACATGGGCTCCTGTTGCTTATATTGTGGTTGCCGAGTCGTTCCCTTCAAAGGTTAAGTCTAAAGGAATGTCGATTTCCACCGCATTCAACTGGTTATGGCAATTTTTGATTGGTTTCTTCACACCATTTATCACCGGATCTATCCATTTCTACTATGGTTATGTGTTTGTGGGCTGTTTGGTTGCTATGTTTTtgtatgttttctttttcttaccaGAAACGATTGGGTTATCTCTAGAGGAGATTCAACTATTGTATGAGGAAGGTGTGAAGCCATGGAAATCGGCATCTTGGGTTCCACCTTCGAGGAGAGGAGGTTCCTCCGAAAAGATTGAGACCCAGAAAAAGGGTTGGAAAAAGCTTTTGAAGTTCCCGAAGAGTCCTGATCAAGCTCTGAGCGTGCATAACTTAACTTAA
- the SKDI04G0060 gene encoding uncharacterized protein has translation MKRTGRHALSSTQVCDFLSFIPYCDDFPATFIRASVIKEVLDPEDVQVLYKLDGKDYNGQELIVAAKQNNNTLVKPICSEVVEQSYGFTIGLSKILFKKIPINAT, from the coding sequence ATGAAACGCACTGGAAGACACGCCCTGTCTTCTACTCAAGTCTGTGACTTTTTAAGTTTTATTCCATACTGTGATGATTTTCCTGCGACATTTATAAGGGCTTCAGTAATAAAGGAGGTACTAGACCCGGAAGATGTCCAGGTTCTATACAAATTAGACGGAAAAGATTATAATGGTCAAGAGCTAATTGTGGCCGCAAAGCAAAATAATAACACTCTCGTCAAACCAATCTGTTCAGAAGTAGTCGAACAGTCATATGGTTTCACGATTGgattatcaaaaattttgttcaaaaagatTCCGATAAATGCAACTTAA
- the THI13 gene encoding 4-amino-5-hydroxymethyl-2-methylpyrimidine phosphate synthase — MSTDKITFLLNWQPAPYHIPIFLAQTKGYFKEQGLDLALLEPTNPSDVTELIGSGKVDMGLKAMIHTLAAKARGFPVTSVASLLDEPFTGVLYLEGSGITEDFQSLKGKRIGYVGEFGKIQIDELTKHYGMSPEDYTAVRCGMNIAKYIIEGKIDAGVGIECMQQVELEEYLAKQGRPASDAKMLRIDKLACLGCCCFCTVLYICNDEFLKKNPEKVRKFLKAIKKATDYVLSDPVRAWKEYVDFKPQLDTELSYKQYQRCYAYFSSSLFNVHRDWKKVTGYGKRLAILPPDYVSNYTNEYLSWPEPEEVSDPLEAQRLMAIHQEKCRKEGTFKRLALPA, encoded by the coding sequence ATGTCTACCGATAAGATTACATTTTTGTTAAACTGGCAACCAGCTCCATACCATATCCCAATCTTCTTGGCCCAAACCAAGGGTTACTTCAAGGAACAAGGTCTAGATCTTGCCCTTCTAGAACCAACCAATCCATCAGATGTCACTGAGTTGATTGGATCCGGTAAGGTCGACATGGGTTTGAAAGCCATGATCCACACTTTGGCTGCTAAGGCCCGTGGGTTCCCAGTCACCTCTGTCGCCTCTTTGTTGGATGAACCATTCACCGGTGTCCTATACTTGGAAGGTAGCGGTATCACCGAAGACTTCCAATCCCTAAAGGGTAAGAGAATCGGTTACGTTGGTGAATTTGGTAAGATCCAAATTGACGAATTGACCAAGCACTACGGTATGTCTCCAGAAGACTACACAGCCGTCAGATGTGGTATGAACATCGCCAAGTACATCATTGAAGGGAAGATTGATGCTGGTGTTGGTATTGAATGTATGCAACAAGTcgaattggaagaatacTTGGCCAAGCAGGGTAGACCAGCCAGCGATGCCAAGATGTTGAGAATTGACAAGTTGGCTTGTTTgggttgctgttgtttcTGTACCGTCCTTTACATCTGTAACGAtgaattcttgaagaagaatccTGAAAAGGTcagaaagtttttgaaagccaTCAAGAAGGCTACTGACTACGTTCTAAGCGACCCTGTCAGAGCTTGGAAGGAATATGTTGACTTCAAGCCTCAATTGGACACCGAATTATCTTACAAACAATACCAAAGATGTTACGCTTActtctcttcatctttgtTCAATGTTCATCGTGACTGGAAGAAAGTTACCGGTTACGGTAAGAGATTGGCTATCTTGCCACCAGACTATGTCTCTAACTACACCAACGAATACTTATCCTGGCCAGAACCTGAAGAAGTTTCTGATCCTTTAGAAGCTCAAAGATTGATGGCTATCCACCAAGAGAAATGTAGAAAGGAAGGTACTTTCAAGAGATTGGCTCTTCCAGCCTAA
- the LRG1 gene encoding GTPase-activating protein LRG1 (similar to Saccharomyces cerevisiae LRG1 (YDL240W); ancestral locus Anc_2.2): MIQNSAGCRSLNTTSPMTMQIKSQEKICARCNKPVVQDIHRAKTTLKALGKYYHENCFTCQDCRKPLKPKYFPYQVDGTSQPILLCQYDYFRRHNLLCHVCDTPLRGLYYTAFGYRYDEEHFSCTICATPCGVKKCFMYENQLYCKYHFLKYFSKRCKGCKFPISDQYIEFPKGEEIHCWHPECYGIHKYWHVNLAAETVGLQYLPKLEYNPNVEDKDINPTSYELDKQMQAFNFILSKTWSVLYRFEEEAASCISDMFQYLTSNDQLKGIESTALLVIKIDCLFRGLDVLNLSINKSMSGSSEPEYIEGNSMSINKYSKFPKNLSTKIMIYLQLLRKLGTENKNENITISSFMSVITGLAHFLKLLTRFGLYTALENNKATRSVNPLLRFLREVEKNELFENNAFQYIKTPVNATDSCAGCNKYIQEECVQFYEHRWHIACFICSSCHKNIDPMSLTDLTFNKEKRRILCSHCSIDDPASVPGFKFVSKLAQLIFLLKIALVKSRTVMLKSKASNIAGRKLVQSTMLKEQTYIRTLNDIKRLRSRRESVRITHNKQQARKSVILETTETDLNDPIKQEGNKNLIIETDDLSSSQQVSTRENVFSNTKTLTLDDISRIVAAEQARELRPNAFTHFKKLKETDDETSNVVPKKSGVYYSELSTTELSIIRAISLSLLANKKLISKTDPNYNNLVSMVFSNEKQVLTGSFWSKMKIIMSMEPKKPIAKTVFGTPLDVLCEKWGVDSDLGVGPVKIRIPIIIDELISSLRQMDMSVEGIFRKNGNIRRLRELTATIDSNPTEAPDFSKENAIQLSALLKKFIRELPQPILSTDLYELWIKAAKVDSEDEKQRIILLIYSLLPTYNRNLLEALLSFLHWTSSFSYIENEMGSKMDIHNLSTVITPNILYLSHKEISNDSVPEEPESGLVDSFAQNEGENYFLAIEVVDYLITHDEEMAMVPKFLMNLLKEVQLQKLDNYESINHFISDILLEKTIDYSECNVKSPVTVRDSTTMVMQGEINK, translated from the coding sequence ATGATTCAAAACTCTGCTGGTTGTCGATCACTGAATACCACGTCTCCGATGACCATGCAGATAAAAAGCcaggaaaaaatatgtgCCCGTTGTAACAAGCCAGTTGTACAAGACATCCACAGAGCAAAGACGACGTTGAAGGCCCTCGGGAAATACTACCACGAAAATTGCTTTACGTGCCAAGATTGTAGAAAGCCTTTGAAACCTAAATACTTCCCATATCAAGTGGACGGTACAAGTCAACCTATCCTATTATGTCAATACGATTATTTCAGAAGACATAATTTATTATGTCACGTATGTGATACTCCATTACGTGGATTATATTATACTGCATTTGGCTACAGATATGATGAAGAGCATTTTTCCTGTACAATCTGTGCTACTCCATGCGGTGTAAAAAAGTGTTTTATGTATGAAAATCAATTATATTGTAAGTACcattttctcaaatattTCTCCAAACGTTGTAAAGGTTGCAAATTCCCAATATCAGATCAATATATAGAGTTTCCTAAGGGTGAAGAAATACATTGTTGGCATCCAGAATGTTACGGGATTCATAAGTATTGGCATGTGAATCTGGCTGCCGAAACCGTTGGTTTACAATACCTTCCCAAATTAGAATATAACCCAAACGTGGAAGACAAAGATATAAATCCGACTTCATATGAGCTAGATAAACAAATGCAGGCATTTAACTTTATTCTATCTAAAACATGGTCTGTTTTATATCGTTTTGAGGAAGAAGCAGCCTCTTGCATTTCTGATATGTTTCAATACTTGACGAGTAATGATCAATTGAAAGGCATAGAATCCACAGCTTTATTAGTAATAAAAATTGACTGTCTCTTTAGGGGGCTTGAtgttctgaatctttcAATCAACAAAAGCATGTCCGGTAGTAGTGAACCTGAATATATCGAAGGCAATTCAATGTCTATTAACAAATATAGTAAGTTTCCTAAAAATCTTTCTaccaaaataatgatataTTTACAATTATTAAGAAAGTTGGGGACagagaacaaaaatgaaaacattacAATCTCATCTTTCATGTCTGTCATTACCGGATTAGCCCATTTTTTAAAACTATTAACTAGATTTGGATTATACACAGCCctagaaaataataaagcAACCCGTTCAGTAAATCCATTGCTGAGATTTTTAAGagaagtggaaaaaaatgaactctttgaaaataatgcaTTTCAATACATAAAGACACCTGTTAATGCTACGGATAGTTGCGCTGGATGCAACAAATACATACAGGAGGAATGTGTTCAATTTTACGAACATAGGTGGCATATTGCTTGTTTCATTTGTTCCTCATGTCATAAAAATATCGACCCGATGAGCTTAACGGATCTGAccttcaataaagaaaaaagaagaatactATGCTCCCATTGTTCAATCGATGACCCTGCGTCCGTACCAGGTTTCAAATTTGTCAGTAAATTGGCACAACtaatttttctcttaaAAATTGCACTAGTTAAATCAAGAACGGTTATgttaaaatcaaaagcaTCCAATATAGCTGGCAGAAAACTCGTACAGAGTACTATGTTGAAGGAACAAACCTATATCAGAACATTAAATGACATCAAAAGATTGAgatcaagaagagaaagcGTTCGAATCACCCATAACAAACAACAAGCTAGAAAATCAGTGATACTGGAAACGACGGAGACAGATTTGAACGACCCAATAAAACAAGAGGGGAACAAAAATCTCATAATTGAAACAGATGATTTGTCTTCTAGTCAGCAAGTCAGTACGCgtgaaaatgtttttaGCAATACTAAGACATTGACTTTGGACGATATTTCACGTATTGTTGCGGCTGAACAAGCAAGAGAGTTGAGACCCAACGCATTTACACacttcaagaaattgaaggaaacgGATGATGAAACTTCCAATGTTGTTCCCAAGAAAAGTGGAGTCTACTACTCGGAATTAAGTACTACAGAACTATCGATAATTAGAGCTATCAGTTTGTCACTGTTAGccaataaaaaattaatatCGAAAACTGATCCTAATTATAATAACTTAGTTTCTAtggttttttcaaatgaaaaacaagTTTTAACAGGTAGTTTTTGGagcaaaatgaaaattataATGAGCATGGAGCCTAAAAAACCGATAGCCAAGACCGTTTTTGGCACTCCCTTGGATGTATTGTGTGAGAAATGGGGCGTTGATTCCGATTTAGGTGTAGGTCCGGTCAAAATCAGAATTCCCATAATTATTGATGAACTTATATCATCTTTAAGACAAATGGATATGTCAGTGGAAGGTATTTTCAGAAAGAATGGAAATATCAGAAGGCTGAGAGAACTGACAGCTACCATCGACAGTAATCCAACAGAGGCACCTGATTTttcgaaagaaaatgcaaTTCAGCTATCAgctttgttgaagaagtttATTAGAGAACTGCCTCAACCAATTTTATCAACCGATTTATATGAATTGTGGATAAAAGCTGCCAAAGTTGATTCAGAAGATGAGAAGCAGCGCATTATATTATTGATATATTCTCTACTGCCCACCTACAATCGCAATTTACTTGAAGCACTTCTATCATTTTTACATTGGACATCCTCTTTTTCCTacattgaaaatgaaatggGATCAAAAATGGACATTCACAATTTATCAACAGTTATAACGCCTAATATCCTGTACCTGTCccataaagaaatttccaaCGATAGCGTCCCAGAAGAACCGGAATCAGGTTTGGTTGACTCATTTGCACAAAACGAAGGGgagaattattttttggctATTGAGGTTGTTGATTACTTGATCACCCATGATGAGGAAATGGCAATGGTTCccaaatttttgatgaacTTGTTAAAAGAGGTGCAACTGCAAAAATTGGATAACTACGAGTCAATAAACCATTTTATTTCCGACATACTGCTAGAAAAAACAATCGATTATTCTGAATGTAATGTAAAGAGTCCTGTCACAGTCAGGGATTCCACCACCATGGTCATGCAAGGCGAAATAAACAAATAA
- the ADY3 gene encoding Ady3p (similar to Saccharomyces cerevisiae ADY3 (YDL239C) and CNM67 (YNL225C); ancestral locus Anc_2.16), whose amino-acid sequence MNHWLAFLNKPESLKEQNSSCDEQEEMRSATGDALTKSPYRPSRRGRSQTWIDSEPPAPVENAVTYNARANISSDIASKLSNGRSRRNRSGIWTSSKASSSSGNISALENSTDGIVSKSPNKFLQRGSLPTVGIGSQALSPAGKPSTLGNVSPSKFTTYKAHNNTEANNNFSSTPTKLSTDAHEARSVLNDERSVVNCSPLERNLEIAHLENVFCSSKITDEEYIKLREVRLSSSSYDGNISKENNFPNVLEELQLKNDEIKLLRQRLDEKDGKVKELEELRNLNDIKLQKIESLRKAIHDEKRAASKRLEIAQDRFCKEITKLREKKISNFPNKNTSKEEELDTGRERSKCKTFSQRNLLISELYKRQKQISSLQQESISFSQDVKDSKGSIVRLQSELEILKNKLQISQDENKKLKENSSFFEKRLNDIYSYMQNLPLFEKDLGKFILEEMKHGHTPSTFQSRFTKFYPDVKDIKHFESMEQYKQLKAKIQVLEKKDGIRLEKISSLFKLISERLHFMQQQHSHKIQCLQKEMSTKEQQFRLEKRRWHDILNLKEESFQKLKNELREKLTLCEKIQKNAEDKLNNYINEHKEVINELQSQSLIIEKLNSQVEESNNVYTKAADELMGKKSEILRFEETIVLLKEDILQEKLNLKKLYGDPSTELNFETVGKSFPHVTKEKYDSLGLDILSELTYVQSQNLIKNLLIVLDIPLKTFLKVVPTIVIQLRCELTLLTKFANDLNLKVYGKQIDFKSRRKIAMTEFLSNHDIAEVKHPLNYDLQALYKYFFS is encoded by the coding sequence ATGAACCACTGGTTGGCATTTTTAAATAAACCTGAATCCTTAAAGGAACAGAATTCTAGTTGCGACGAACAAGAGGAAATGAGAAGTGCTACTGGCGATGCTCTAACAAAATCGCCATATAGACCTTCTCGAAGAGGCCGATCACAAACTTGGATAGATTCGGAACCTCCAGCGCCTGTTGAGAACGCTGTTACATACAATGCACGGGCAAATATCTCTTCCGACATCGCATCGAAATTGTCAAATGGGCGTTCTCGAAGAAACCGTTCAGGAATCTGGACAAGTTCAAAagcttcttcatcttccgGTAACATTAGCGCGTTGGAAAATTCAACTGATGGAATTGTGTCAAAATCGCCGAACAAGTTTCTTCAAAGGGGCAGTTTACCAACCGTAGGAATAGGTTCACAGGCTCTATCACCCGCTGGAAAGCCTAGTACACTGGGAAATGTGAGTCCCAGTAAATTTACCACCTATAAGGCACATAACAATACAGAAGCTAACAATAATTTCTCTTCTACGCCCACAAAACTTTCTACCGATGCCCATGAAGCGAGGTCGGTGTTGAACGATGAGCGATCCGTTGTTAACTGTTCGCCCTTAGAGAGAAACCTAGAGATTGCGCACCTGGAGAATGTCTTTTGCTCATCTAAAATTACAGATGAAGAATACATAAAACTGAGAGAGGTTAGGctatcttcatcttcatatGATGGAAACATTTCTAAGGAAAACAATTTTCCAAACGTGTTGGAAGAGCTTCAgttaaaaaatgatgagATTAAACTATTAAGGCAAAGACTTGATGAGAAGGACGGCAAGGTCAAAGAATTAGAGGAACTTAGAAATTTGAATGACATTAAGcttcaaaagattgaaTCTTTACGGAAGGCAATTCATGACGAAAAAAGGGCTGCATCTAAAAGGCTAGAAATTGCTCAAGATCGgttttgcaaagaaattacaaaactaagagagaaaaaaatttcaaattttccaaacaaaaacaCCAGCAAAGAGGAAGAACTTGACACGGGAAGGGAAAGGAGTAAGTGTAAGACattttctcaaagaaatcttttAATTTCAGAATTATACAAAAGGcaaaaacaaatttcaaGTTTGCAGCAAGAGagtatttccttttcgcAGGACGTAAAGGACTCAAAGGGTTCTATAGTGAGGCTACAATCAGAACTcgaaatattgaaaaacaagTTACAGATTTCtcaagatgaaaataaaaaattgaaagagaaTAGTTCGTTTTTCGAGAAAAGGTTAAATGACATTTACAGCTATATGCAAAACCTTcctctttttgaaaaggaccTTGGTAAGTTTATATTAGAAGAAATGAAGCACGGTCACACTCCTTCAACGTTCCAGAGCCGTTTCACCAAATTTTATCCAGATGTAAAGGATATAAaacattttgaaagtatGGAACAGTATAAGCAGCTAAAGGCAAAGATTCaagttttggaaaaaaaagatggtaTACGCCTTGAGAAAATAAGttctcttttcaagttAATTAGTGAAAGATTACATTTCATGCAACAACAGCATAGTCATAAAATACAATGTCTCCAAAAGGAAATGTCTACAAAAGAACAACAGTTCCGTTTAGAGAAGAGGAGATGGcatgatattttgaatCTTAAGGAAGAGAGTTTCCAAAAACTGAAGAACGAATTGAGGGAAAAATTAACGTTGTgtgaaaaaatacaaaaaaatgctgAAGATAAACTGAATAATTACATAAATGAGCACAAAGAGGTTATCAATGAGCTTCAAAGTCAATCTTtgataattgaaaaactgaaCAGTCAAGTTGAAGAGTCGAATAATGTATATACGAAAGCTGCTGATGAGCTAATggggaaaaaaagtgaaataCTCAGATTCGAAGAAACAATTGTATTACTAAAAGAGGATATATTACAAGAAAAgctaaatttgaaaaagctaTACGGTGATCCATCTACCGAACtcaattttgaaactgtGGGTAAATCATTTCCACATGtgacaaaagaaaaatatgattcATTGGGTCTTGATATTTTAAGTGAGCTCACTTACGTGCAATCGCAAAATCTAATCAAAAACTTACTAATCGTATTAGATATCCCGCTAAAAACCTTTCTAAAAGTTGTCCCAACAATCGTCATTCAACTTAGATGTGAGCTTACACTTCTTACAAAGTTTGCTAATGATTTGAACCTCAAGGTTTACGGTAAACAAATAGATTTCAAaagtagaagaaaaatcgCAATGACTGAGTTTTTGAGCAATCATGATATCGCCGAAGTAAAGCATCCCCTCAACTATGATTTGCAAGCGTTGTATAagtatttcttttcttag